A stretch of the Fusarium musae strain F31 chromosome 2, whole genome shotgun sequence genome encodes the following:
- a CDS encoding hypothetical protein (EggNog:ENOG41) yields MADEIPRTDSAADTPQIVAPAESAVNGHNSDQKDVAMSDAPVDHSASSPAPATHAPSPIPARTGTPAQGSRAASAHPDSGLSLPAEAAPHGDSTRRYLNTKVTGVLLEGVKQLAKDKPSDPLRVLGEYLIQKSKELEGTG; encoded by the exons ATGGCCGACGAAATCCCCAGAACAGACTCTGCAGCAGATACACCGCAAATTGTAGCACCAGCTGAATCTGCTGTCAATGGACATAACTCAGACCAGAAGGACGTGGCAATGTCTGATGCGCCAGTCGATCACTCTGCA TCATCTCCTGCTCCAGCTACTCATGCGCCTAGCCCCATACCTGCACGAACAGGGACTCCGGCGCAAGGTTCCAGAGCTGCTTCTGCGCATCCGGATTCTGGTCTTAGCCTACCAGCCGAAGCTGCCCCTCATGGTGATTCAACACGACGATATCTCAACACAAAAGTTACTGGAGTATTGTTAGAGGGCGTGAAGCAACTGGCAAAAGACAA GCCGAGTGATCCTCTCCGGGTACTAGGAGAGTATCTCATTCAGAAGTCAAAGGAACTGGAAGGCACTGGCTAG
- the RPS13 gene encoding ribosomal 40S subunit protein S13 (EggNog:ENOG41~BUSCO:EOG0926514P), with product MGRLHSKGKGISASALPYSRSAPAWLKTTPEQVVEQIAKLARKGATPSQIGVVLRDSHGIAQVKLVTGNRILRILKSNGLAPELPEDLYMLIKKAVAVRKHLERNRKDKDSKFRLILIESRIHRLARYYKTVGVLPPTWKYESATASTIVA from the exons ATGGGCCGACTTCACAGCAAGGGAAAGGGCATTTCTGCCTCCGCTCTCCCCTACTCACGCTCTGCTCCTGCGTGGTTGAAGACCACCCCCGAGCAGGTTGTTGAGCAGATCGCCAAGCTCGCCCGTAAGGGTGCCACTCCCTCTCAGATCGGTGTTGTCCTTCGCGACAGCCATGGCATTGCCCAGGTCAAGCTTGTCACCG GTAACCGAATTCTCCGAATTCTCAAGTCCAACG GCCTCGCTCCCGAGCTCCCCGAGGATCTGTACATGCTTATCAAGAAG GCTGTCGCCGTCCGAAAGCACCTCGAGCGTAAccgcaaggacaaggactcCAAGTTCCGCCTCATTCTCATTGAGTCCCGAATTCACCGCCTGGCTCGCTACTACAAGACCGTCGGTGTTCTCCCTCCCACCTGGAAGTACGAGTCCGCTACTGCTAGCACCATCGTCGCTTAA
- a CDS encoding hypothetical protein (BUSCO:EOG092628HC) produces MPAPNDTEALLRHYFNLDTSLEPLYKQWSDADANFKKRAPQFKGVRILSQDAWETLICFICSSNNNITRISQMVYKLCQNYGPLIAFMGDEPFHDFPSPQDLTGDDVESHLRELGFGYRAKYIAETARMVANEKPETWLESLRNPDQPGFNTTPVPKENHASYKEALAQLLTLKGVGPKVADCVCLMGLGWGQAVPVDTHVWQIAQRDYKFGKSKAKTLNKATYEAVGDHFRSLWGPFAGWAHSVLFTADLREFAAQAAKEEDEPTVIELVAHSSTEHTRSKTKKTITITDSDTLVKEETPFIEPTDEQGLGEIKQLRRSKRVRTS; encoded by the exons ATGCCAGCACCCAACGACACAGAGGCTCTCCTAAGGCACTATTTCAACCTGGATACTAGTCTCGAGCCGCTTTACAAACAATGGTCAGATGCTGATGCCAACTTTAAAAAGAGGGCTCCCCAGTTTAAAGGGGTTCGAATTCTCAGTCAAGATGCCTGGGAGACATTGATATGCTTTAtctgcagcagcaacaacaatatTACGCGGATATCACAAATG GTGTACAAGCTGTGTCAGAACTACGGCCCGCTCATTGCATTCATGGGTGACGAGCCATTCCATGACTTCCCATCGCCTCAAGACCTTACGGGAGATGATGTCGAATCGCATCTTCGCGAATTAGGTTTTGGATATCGGGCAAAGTACATTGCTGAAACAGCACGGATGGTTGCCAACGAGAAGCCTGAAACCTGGTTGGAAAGCCTGCGAAATCCTGACCAACCAGGCTTCAACACAACGCCTGTACCGAAGGAGAACCATGCGAGTTACAAGGAAGCACTTGCTCAACTACTCACTCTGAAAGGGGTTGGTCCCAAAGTTGCCGACTGTGTATGCCTCATGGGCCTTGGCTGGGGGCAGGCAGTTCCTGTTGACACCCATGTTTGGCAAATCGCCCAGCGAGACTACAAGTTTGGAAAGTCAAAGGCCAAGACATTGAACAAGGCCACTTACGAGGCTGTTGGGGACCACTTCCGAAGCCTCTGGGGGCCGTTTGCCGGCTGGGCTCACTCTGTTCTCTTTACCGCTGATTTGAGAGAGTTTGCAGCTCAGGCTGCaaaagaagaggacgagcCTACTGTGATCGAACTGGTGGCGCATAGTTCCACAGAACATACGAGATCAAAAACAAAGAAGACTATCACGATCACCGACAGTGACACAttagtaaaggaagaaacaCCGTTCATTGAACCCACAGATGAGCAAGGGTTGGGGGAGATCAAACAGTTGAGAAGGTCGAAACGGGTGCGCACTTCGTAA